From Ammospiza caudacuta isolate bAmmCau1 chromosome 24, bAmmCau1.pri, whole genome shotgun sequence:
gcaggaTGAGGGAATCGTTCCCAGGGGGAGCCACAGCACCCCAGAGTGCCCAGTTTGGAGCTGGCACTCTGGGGGCAATGGGACAGGGGTTTCTTGTGGGGTGACAGAGCCCTAAATCCTCTCAGTGCCCCAGAGGTGCTGAAATCCCCAGTGGGATGAGGGAATCATTTCTAGGGGAGGCACGGAGTGCCCAGCTTGGAGCTGAACATCCCACGGTGTGgggggcagtggggcagggaatTTCTGTGGGATGACAAAGCCCTAAACCCCCTCAGTGCCCTGGGAGtgcccaaaatcccagtgggaTGAAGGAATCATTCCCATGGGGACCTGCAGCACCCCAGAATGCCCAGTTTGGAGCTGGCACGGGGGACAATGGGGGTGATTTCCCATGGAGTGACAGGTCCCTAAATCCCCTCAGTGCCTCAGAGATGCCCAAAATCCCAGCGGGATGAAGGAATCCTGTCCAGGGGGAGCcgcagcaccccaaaactggcaTGGAGAAAACGGAACAGGGGTTTTCTGTAGGGTGACAGGTCCCTAAATCCCCTCGGGTGCCCCGGAGGTGCCCAAAATCCCGGCGGGATGGGGCTCGGAGCCCGGCTCGGAGCGGCAGCAGCCCCGGCATGTGCGCGGGCAGGCGGCCAAGGCGCAGCTCGGGGAGAACAAAACTCCCTTTCCATCTGCGAGGAGCCATCAGCGCGGTGACACGAGATGTCCCCAGCAGCGACATCCCCGCCTATCAGCGCCCCGGCCCGCGGGGAGGGCCGGAGGAGGGCACGGGGGGTGGTGTTTGCCCTGGCCTTGTTTTCAGCCTCGTTGggtggtttatttatttattaggtgggttttgtggtgtttttttttaatttcgtGCCAATTGACGCTGATTTTTCTCCTCCCCCGCGGGGAGACGTTCCCGGGGCTGCTCCCGTGCCAAGCGTGCTGGTGGCACATCTGGCCTGAGCTGTTCCTGAGATATCCCCGAGCCGTTCCAGGTGAAAAATGACAGGATTTTCACCCAAACCAccacctctgcctgcagacCTGTTCCTGAGCTGTTCCTGAGCTGTTCTAAGTGAAATTAGCAGGATTTTTACCCAAACCACCACCTCTGCATTCAGAGCTGTTTCTGAGATATCCCTGAGCTGTTCCAGGTGAAATTAGCAGGATTTTCACCCAAACCACCACCTCTCCATGCAGACCTGTTCCTGAGCTGTTCTAGGTGAAATTAGCAAGATTTTCATCCAAACCACCccttctgcctgcagagctgttcctgagATATCCCTGAGCTGTTCTAGGTGAAATTAGCAGGATTTCCACCCAAACCACCCGTTCTGCCTGCAGAGGTGTTCCTGAGATGTTCCAGGtgaaaaataacagaattttTACCCAAACTGccacctctgcctgcagagctcttCCTGAGCTGTTCCTGAGCTGTTCCAGGTGAAAAATAACAGGATTTCCACCCAAACCACCCCTTCTGCACGCAGAGGTGTTCCTGAGATATCCCTGAGCTGTTCTAGGTGAAAAATGACAGCATTTCCACCCAAACCACCCCTTCTGCATGCAGAGGTGTTGCCGAGCCATTCCAGGTGAAAAATAAGAGAATTTTCACCTTCTACCAGCAGAACCCTGAGCCTCAGCCCTCCCAAACTCATCTCACTCCCCCAGGAGCTTTCCTGGCCGTTCTGCCTCGctccttttcctcatttttgccATTTCCACGAGGTTTTCCCACCGGGTGGGAAGCAGACACGGGGTTCCCCTATTCCCAGCCTCACCCAGGTGTCGcccctggctgtgtctgtcccCACGCAGCTCTTCACTGACGGCATCACCAACAAGCTGGTGGCCTGCTACACGGACGAGGGCATGGGGGACGCGCTGCTGGTGCGGGTGTACGGCAGGAAAACCGAGCTGCTGGTGGACAGGGAGACGGAGCTGAGGAACTTCCAGGTGCTCCGAGCCCACGGATGCGCCCCCGACCTCTATTGCGCCTTCCAGAACGGGCTCTGTTACCAATTCCTGCCGGGAATCGCGCTGGGACCGGACCATGTGAGGGATCCTCACGTCTTCAGGTGGGTGGGACATCCTGGGAGGATCTGGGGGGTTCtccctcattttttttccccaattttctgggggtttgttctgtgtttgcagctctgccctggctgccatGGGTGGGGGGCACTGGTGTGCCCAGTCCTGGGGTAAATGGGGGTCGCGGGGTGAATGGGTGGAACTGCAGACAGAGGTGTCAAAATTAccaaatttctgatttttatcaGGTTTTGGTGAAGCCAAAAACCTGATTCCAactttcctgggaagctggaatTATGGTTTCCTGGGAATCTGGAATTTAGGTTCTCTGGGAAGCTGGAATTAAAGTTTGCTGGGAAGTTGGAATTAAGGTTTCCTGGGATATTGGAATCAAATTTTCCCGGGAAGTTGGAATTAAAGTTTCCTGGGAAGTTGGAATCAAGTTTTTCTGGGAAACTGGAATTAAGGTTCTCTGGGAATCTGGAATTAAAGTTTCCTGGGAATCTGGAATTAAGGTTTCCTATGAAGTTGGAATTAAAGTTTCCTGGGAATCTGGAATTAAGGTTTCCTATGAAGTTGGAATTAAAGTTTCCTGGGAAACTGTAATTTAGGTTCTCTGGGAAGCTGGAATTAAGGTTTCTTGGGAATTTGGAATCAAAGTTTCCTGGAAAGTTGGAATTCAGGTTTCCTGGGAAACTGTAATTAAAATTTTCTAGGAAGCTGTAATTAAGGTTTCCTAGGAAGCTGGAATTAAAGTTTCCCGGGAAGCTGGAATTAAAATTTCCCGAGAAGCTGGAATTAAGGTTTCCTGGGAAGTTGGAATTAAGGTTTCCCAGGAATCTGGAATTAAGGCTTCCTGGGAAGATGGAATTAAAGTTTCCTGGGAATTTGGAATTCCTCAGGAAGCAGAGTTTAGGGCTGAATTTACCCTGAAAATGACAACTCTGAAATGCTCCAGAGGCCGATCCCTGACATGGAACGAGGGCTCACCTGTGCCAACCCTGCGTTTTAAGCAGGATTTTCAGGGAACCCCCTAAAGGCACCCCCAGATCTCTTCAGGGGATTTTGCAGGGGGCattttgaggatttggggtcaccccTCACCCTTCCCCTGTGCCCCATGCCAGGCTGGTGGCGCGGGAGATGGCCCGAGTCCACGCCATCCACGCCAACGGGAGCCTCCCCAGGCCCATCCTGTGGCAGAAGCTGCACAAATACCTCAGCCTGGTGAAGACAGAGCTCGGCCCAAAGGTATCCAACGCCAGGTAAAGGCAGAGGGAtcccacagagccaggctctgccgcgggcaccccctgcccaccctctggGGCCGAGGTTCCCAGGTAAAGCCTCTGTGGGGATttagggctggatttggggttggattcCTCTCACAGCCGCTGGAGCAGCTCCAACCCCTTCTTGCTgctggtttgggtgggatttgagcTTTTTTGGAGCTCTGGATGTGTCTGTGCAAGATCCAGATGGACACACAGCCTCCCATTGCTGGAAcaatcctcctcctcctccctggagAACAAACCCAAGTTCAATCCCTGCTGAGCTGCCAATTAACTCTAAAAATTAAACCGCACAATTCCCACTTCCAGCCACCCCATCCCGCTTTTTGGGGCGGCTGTTTTGGCCGGGCAGGTGAGAATTGGGGTGTCTGGGAAGGATTTGGGCAGCCccaagaggagcaggaggtgaaCGAACCCTGGGCAGGGCAATGATTAACCCGCGTCAGGAACCAGCCGGGCTTTTCTCAGCACCCGCCGGGCCACGGGCAGACTTTACCCGCCCTGCGCCTTCCTCGAGGCCAATTGGGCAATCATTAACGAGCTCTCTTCTTGGAACCTCTCCTGAGGTTACCAGAGTCCAAAACAACCCCGGGTGCTCGGGGAGCCAGcgctgggtgggtttggggagtgggcgtgggggttttggggataaGGGATGCGCTGAGGATGAGGTGGGGTGGGTGGCTGGGTGCCAAACCTGGTCCCCTCCCCAAAAACGGCCTGGTTAGCGCCTCTCTGTGTCATTAGTGGGGTCGTTTGTAAGGCAAGAGAGGGAAATTCTGCCTCTGAGCCCCCAGGGAAGCAGTGGAAGTCAGGCTGGGAAAATTTTCCTGCTGTGaccccagggaggtgctggaagTTGGGGAAATTCTGCTCCTGAGCCCCAAGGGAAGCTTTGGAAGTCAAGGAAGAGCAATTCTGCCTCTGAGCCCCAAGGAAActctgaaatttggggaaattctgCCCCTGAGCCGTCAGGGAAATGCTGGAAGTCAGAGAAACTCAATTCTGCCCCTGAGCCCCAAGGGAAGTGCTGGAAGTTGGGGAAATTCTGGAAGTGGGGAAATTCTGCCCTTGAGCCTCCAGGGAAGCTCTGGAAACTGGGGAAACGCCACCCCTGAGCCCCAGAGTGGCttccccaagagcagcagcGATGCCACCCTGTTCCTTTTGTCCCCTTCCCCGAGAGCATCAGCGATGCCACCCTGACCCTTTTGTCCCCCACGAGAGCATCAGCAATGCCACCCTGACCCTTTTGTCCCCCATGAGAGCAGCAGCGATGCCACCCTGTCCCTTTTGTCCCCTTCCCCTAGAGCATCAGCGATGCCACCCTGTCCCTTTTGTCCCCCATGAGAGCATCAGCGATGCCACCCTGTCCCTTTTGTCCCCCACGAGAGCATCAGCAATGCCACCCTGACCCTTTTGTCCCCcatgagagcagcagcaatgccaccCTGTCCCTTTTGTCGCCCATGAGAGCAGCAGCGATGCCACCCTGTCCCTTTTGTCCCCTTCCCCAAGAGCATCAGCGATGTCACCCTGTCCCTTTTGTCCCCTTCCCCGAGAGCATCAGTGATGCCACCCTGTCCCTTGTGTccccccaagagcagcagcgATGTCACCCTGTCCCTTTTGTCCCCCACGAGAGCATCAGCAATGCCACCCTGACCCTTTTGTCCCCcatgagagcagcagcaatgccaccCTGACCCTTTTGTCCCCcatgagagcagcagcaatgccaccCTGTCCCTTTTGTCCCCCATGAGAGCAGCAGCGATGCCACCCTGTCCCTTTTGTCCCCTTCCCCAAGAGCATCAGCAATGCCACCCTGACCCTTTTGTCCCCcatgagagcagcagcaatgccaccCTGTCCCTTTTGTCCCCTTCCCCAAGAGCATCAACGATGCCACCCTGTCCCTTTTGTCCCCCATGAGAGCAGCAGCGATGCCACCCTGTCCCTTTTGTCCCCTTCCCCAAGAGCATCAACGATGCCACCCTGTCCCTTTTGTCCCCTTCCCCGAGAACATCAGCGATGCCACCCTGTCCCTTTTGTCCCCCATGAGAGCATCAGCGATGCCACCCTGTCCCTTTTGTCCCCCAcgagagcagcagcaatgccaccCTGTCCCTTTTGTCCCCCATGAGAGCAGCAGCGATGCCACCCTGTCCCTTTTGTCCCCCACGAGAGCATCAGCAATGCCACCCTGTCCCTTTTGTCCCCCATGAGAGCAGCAGCGATGCCACCCTGTCCCTTTTGTCCCCTTCCCCTAGAGCATCAGCGATGCCACCCTGTCCCTTTTGTCCCCTTCCCCGAGAGCATCAGCGATGCCACCCTGTCCCTTTTGTCCCCTTCCCCAAGAGCATCAGCGATGCCACCCTGTCCCTTTTGTCCCCTTCCCCAAGAGCATCAACGATGCCACCCTGTCCCTTTTGTCTCCTTCCCCGAGAGCAGCGACGATGCCACCCTGCCCCTTTTGTCCCCCATGAGAACATCAGCGATGCCACCCTGCCCCTTTTGTCCCCCATGAGAGCAGCAGCGATGCCACCCTGTCCCTTGTGTCCCTTTTGTCCCCTCGGGCAGCCTCCCGTGGGACGTGCCCAGCCCCGAGgcgctggagcaggagctggcctGGATGGAGCAGACGCTGTCGCAGCTCGGGTCCCCCGTGGTGCTGTGCCACAACGACCTCCTGTGCAAGAACATCATCCTAGACAGGACACGAGGTCGGTGCCCCTCGGGGGTGTCACTGGGGGTGTCACTGGGGCTGTCACTGGGGGTGTCACTGGGGCTGTCGCTGTCAGCAGTCACAGAATGATCCTATCCAGGTGcttttattgaagagctctgggtgtcaggggtaCAGACCCAAATCTGACTCTGACACGGGTTCAAGATGAACACATTTTTATACCCTTATCATTATGTAACtacatattaattattaaatttatattGTTCGATTGTATACATTGATTTCATCCAGGCGTGGATTTTTGTAATTTCCATCAAACCCCCCCAAACATCGTTTCTCACGATTCTTGTTAcaattaaacaataattatatcTAATTACCAATCAATCCTTGAATTTAACTATAATTATATCTAAATACCAATCAACCATTGCATTTAACAATCAGATAATTTCTCATATTTATATGATAAATATGAccaatattataatatttataaatataatgaGCATAAATATAATAACTTTATAAATATGACAATATAATGAAaacataatataaatatatttgtatttattttaatatgatgttataatatttataaatattgtaATAAACATAACTATAATAAGTTTATAATATGATAACATAATGAAAATATACTATAAATATAgtcatatttatttaaatgtgttGTTATAATATCTATTAATATCATAATAGatataaatagaataaatttataaatatgataatgtaatgaaaatataatataaatgtatttatatttttaaatattatgttgtaatatctataaatattataatatataaatataataaatttataaatgtgatgatataataaaatataattaaaatatgaatatgtttatattatatttataaatataattatatatattatatttataatgtataatttatcatataatataatcatttcatttataattttaattaaattattatatgGGTGCAGTTTCACACGATCCAGTAAAACCCAACATTTTCCCAGGGCCTACCAGGCCCAACCTTTCTCTCCAACTCCCCTGAATATCCCAGGGGATATTGATGATGATGACTTTGGAACCATTTTATCCCCGTGCTGTCACCCCCTCCGTCCCCAGCGCTGACCGTTTTTGTCCCCGCAGAGCGCGTGCGCTTCATCGACTACGAGTACACAGGGTACAACTACCAGGCCTTCGACATCGGCAACCACTTCAACGAGTTCGCAGGTGGGGAGCgcctgggggtccccaaagtCCCCCCATCCCCggcccagggtgtccccattGCTGGGATGCACAGGGAGTTATCCCCAGTGCCGTACTGGgaaatggggtgtccctgtcactggAGGTGGAGAAGCGAGTTTAATTCCCAGTCCCATACTGGGAAATGGGGCGTTCCTATTACTGGGAAATGGGGAGTTCCTGTTATTGGGATGGACGAGAGAGTTTTATCCCAGTCTCGGGATGGGAAATGGGGTCTCTTCATCCCTGGGGAACACCTGGGGGCCCCCAAAGTCCCCCCATCCTCGGCTCggggtgtccccattgtccACTGGGGATGGACAGGGAGTTATCCCCAGTGCCGTACTGGgaaatggggtgtccctgtcactggAGGTGGAGAAGCGAGTTTAATTCCCAGTCCCATACTGGGAAATGGGGCGTTCCTATTACTGGGAATTCCATGTCCCATACTGGGAAATTGAGTGTTCCTATTACTGGGAAATGGGGAGTTCCTGTTATTGGGATGGACGAGAGAGTTTTATCCCAGTCTCGGGATGGGAAATGGGGTCTCTTCATCCCTGGGGAACACCTGGGGGCCTCCAAAGTCCCCCCATCCTCGGCTCGGGGTGTCCCCATTGCTGGGATGCACAGGGAGTTATCCCCAGTGCCGTACTGGGAAATGGGGTGGTCCTGTCACTGGAGGTGGAGAAGCGAGTTTTATTCCCAGTCCCATACTGGGAAATGGGGCGTTCCTATTACTGGGAATTCCATGTCCCATACTGGGAAATTGAGTGTTCCTATTACTGGGAAATGGGGAGTTCCTGTTATTGGGATGGACGAGAGAGTTTTATCCCAGTCTCGGGATGGGAAATGGGGTCTCTTCATCCCTGGGGAACACCTGGGGGCCTCCAAAGTCCCCCCATCCTCGGCTCGGGTTGTCCCCATTgctgggatggacagggagTTGTCCCCAGTGCCATACTGGGAAATGGGGtggtcctgtcactgggaaTTCCATGTCCCGTACTGGGAAATGGGGTGTTACTATTTACTGGGAATTCCATGTCCCATACTGGGAAATTGAGTGTTCCTATTACTGGGAATTCCATCTCCCATATTGGGAAATGgggggtccccagccctgggatggaCAGGGAGTTGTCCCCAGTGCCATACTGGgaaatggggtgtccctgtcactgagAATTCCGTGTCCCATACTGGGAAATTGGTCATTCCTATTACTGGGAATTCCCAGTCCCATACTGGGAGATGGGGTGTCCCCTTTTACTGGGAATTCCATGTCCCAtactgggaaatggagtgtcCCTGTTACTGGAATGGAGGAGGGAGTTATTCCCAGTCCCATACTGGGAAATAGGGTGTCCCTGTTACTGGGAATTCCATGTCTCATACTGGgaaatggggtgtccctgttaccgggggtggagaagggagttTTATTCCCAGTTCCATACTGGGAAATGGGGTGTACCTGTTACTGGGAATTCCCAGTCCCATATTGGGAAATGGGGTGTCCCCATTACTAGGATGGAGGAGAGAGTTTTATCTCAGTcttggggtgggaaatggggtcTCCCCATCgctggggatggaggagggagccacaccccaaatccttcagcAGGAAATGGGGCTGCCCATGGTCACAGCggggtctctgctgctcttgggcaCCCGAATGCCCCTGGGGTGCCAATCCTGGCTCCTCACCCCAAGGGCCAGCAGCTGATCCTGGGTTTGTGCCTGGCTGGGCTTGTGCTCTCCTCGCTTTACCATGGAGACCCCaatccctccctgtccccccgtgtccccccaggtgtgAAGGAGGTGGATTATGGCCTCTACCCCAGCAGGGAGACgcagctgcagtggctgcacTCCTACCTGCAGGCCTACAAGGAGCTCACCCAGGGCCACCCAGGTGACAGCCAGGTgtcccaggaggagctggagaccCTCTACGTGCAAGTGAACAAGTTCTCCTTGGtgagtgaggaggaggaaggagccaTCCTCCTTGTGTGAAAACACAGCCCAGGGGATTTGGGAGTGAGGGAGTTCTCCTCTGCTCTTGTCCTTCCGGCTGGTGCCAGCTTGagggcttggggacatgggggacaggCTGTGCCAAAGGGCCTGGCGGTGCCTCAGGGACACCGAGCCCCTGGGCAAGGTCACGGGGTGTGTTGAGGACAGCTGTGCCCGACAGGgtggccttgggcagcccttCAGAGGGGTCAGGCACGGCTGGAGTGAGGAAATCCTCTTTGCTGACTGCCAGGGGCGGTTCCAGCCGATTTTCTGGAAATTTCGGGTGAAATATTCTCTGTTTtcccaggagggcagcacaggggtGGCATCCCATGTTCAGCACCCTCCCTCTGCCATCTCTTgttccagctccagccaggagcagcctctggagcCACAAAAACCCCATGTGGGTCcatgtcctgtccctgtcacagccctggggattgGGGCACGGCTGtttctgtccccatggctgtcccCTGACCCTTGCTCTGTCCCTTGCAGGCGTCCCATTTCTTCTGGGCCTGCTGGGGGCTGATCCAGGATAAATATTCCACCATAGACTTTAATTTCTTACGGTGAGTGTGCACGGGCTGCCCCCAGGGAAATGGGCGGAGAGGGAAGAGCCCGGGGAGGGTCCTGGGGAGGATCCCTGGGGAGGATCTTGGCAATTCCTGGGGAGAATCCTGGCGATCCCTGGGGAGGATCCTGGGGAAGATCCCAGGGAAGATCCTGGTGGTCCCTGGGGAGGATCCCAGGGAGAATCCTGTCTTTTCCTGGGGAGGATCTCGTCTGTCCCTGGGGAGTTTCCTGGGGAAGATCCCGATGGTGTCTGGGGAGGATCCTTGGGAGAATCCCAGTGGTCCCTGGGGAGGATCCTGGGGAAGATCCTGGTAATCCCTGTGGAGGATCCCAGGGAGGATCCTGGCAGTCCCCAGGGAGGATCCTAGTGGTCCCTGGGGAAGATCCCAAGGAGGATCCCAGGGAGGATCCTGGTAATCCATGGGAAGGATCCTGGGGAAGATCCTGGTAATCCTTGGGGAGGATCCTGGGGAAGATCCCAATGGTGTCTGAGGAGGATCCTTGGGAGGATCCCAGTGGTCCCTGGGGAGAATCTTGGGGAGGATCCCAGACAAGATCCTGGTAATCCCTGGGGAGGATCCCAGGGAAGATCCCAAGGATCCTGGGGAGGATCCCAGTAGTCCTTGGGGAGGATCCCAGGGAAGATCCTGGCAGTCTCTGGGGAGGATTCTGGTGGTCTCTGGGGAAGATCCCAGTGAGGATCTCAGGGAAGATCCTGGTATTCTCTGGGGAGGATCCTGGGGAAGATCCCAAGGATCCtggaggtccctggggaggATCCTGGGGAAGATCCCGATGGTGCCTGGGGAAGATCCTGGCCATCCCAGAACACACAAGTGTCTCATAGCCacccctcctctctctctctttgcagATATGCAAAGTTGAGGTTCAAACAGTACTTCAAGATGAAGCCGGtggtcacagccctgcagctccccaagTAGGGGCACCCCGAGCTCTCCTGTCCTGGCCGTGCCCTCGCGCCCCCTTCACCCCTTTGCCCAGGGGGACACGAGGAGCCCTGCCCggccaccccagtgccaggagAGCCTGGCCACCCCCAAGAGTGGACCACGAGATGCTGGAGAGGACCAGGGCCCTGGCGAGGCCCCAGCCCATGCCAGGACGCCTCACCACCGCCTTAACGCCGAGCCCCGCTCGGCCCCGGTGCCCGGCAGGTCCGTGCccgctggcactgctgctgctgctgctgcctggcactgccccttcccctgctctggccctgagggggacacggggtcaccccagagctgccccacttTGGTCACTttggctgtcccctcctgccctgatGGGTGCCACCCCCAAAGCAGCGCTGTCCCAggtccctgctggccccagggaCAGGACCTTTGTCCCTTTGgggtggcagctgctggcaaaggggcagtgccagccgtgaggccctggcaccagtggggtgctgctggtgggcactgggtgtccccacagctgcccctgcctgtccccactgtccccttgGCTTGGTGGCTTCCCCTCTACCCTCATCTCTGCCTTCAAGGTCTTCTGGGGACATCCAGGAGGGTctgtcctgcctgtccccacccatccagctcctggcagcaatCAGggccctgtgtcacccctggcTGTGGGGACAAGGTGACTGTCCCTTCTCTGGGCACAGGCATGTCCCCCAGatggccccagggctgctggcacaTCCGTGTTTGTTTCAGTGGTAGCTGCAATTTGGGGCTGGTGGatctgggggctctgggggtgctccGGTCCCTTCTGTACCCCGAGATGTCCCCATCCAACCCAGGCCCCCCACTCTCTGCTCCAAAAAAGTCACTTTTATTGTGCCAAGGGCCAGGGGAAGGAACGATTGTAAACAGGGATGTGAAATATACAGGTTAAGTTACTCGTCGTCTTATTAACAAAATAAAGCTCTATCTATATTTacaatcttttaaaaaacagaacaaaacaaaacgacaaaataaaaagaaaaagaaatggaagagagacacaggaagagctgcagctgtggggaggggacacatcCGCttccagtccctctgcagcacagcctggcccagctctggagctgggacccctccccatccccggggacccctccccatccccgggGACCCCTTTCCATCCCCAGGgagccctgtccctccccagggagTTGGGAATAAATAAAGCACTGACAaagggcaggggagctgggaggggctggctgggcagggcaggggctggcggGATGTCCCCTGGGATAAAAGATGTCCCCACAACAGTGTCActgtggcagtgtccccacgGCAGTGTCCCCAACACTGGaatgctggtgctgctgagatTCGCATCCCCAGCCCGgcttggggacacggggacagagggacaaggGGACAGAGGCTGGTGCTGGCTTTGTGCAGCTTCGAGCCCAGGTGGCCACggtgtccccagcacagtgACAATCCCTGCggtgtccccagcactgtcactgtccctgtgctgtccccagcactgccaccgTCCGAGCGCTGTcgctgtccccgcgctgtcccaGGCTCGGGGCTGTTCCCGGCTCTGCCACACGGCGGTGCCGGAGCCCCGCGCACGGAGCGACAGCGGGGACACGGCCGGGGAGAGAGCGGCTGAGCACGGGGGGACACggcacacacacctgggcatggcacacacacctgggcacacacacctgggcacggcacacacacctgggcactgctacacacctgggcactgctacacacctgggcacacacacctgggcacggcacacacacctgggcactgctacacacctgggcacacacacctgggcacggcacacacacctgggcactgctactcacctgggcactgctacacacctgggcacggcacacagagggacacggCACACATACCTGGGCACTGcacaaacacacctgggcactgccacaCAGAGGGACACTGCACTCACCTGGACATGGCACACACACCCCTAGGCACTGCCACACACCTggacagggcacacacacctGGACACTCTGTATGCACAAAGGGACATGGCACACACACCT
This genomic window contains:
- the ETNK2 gene encoding LOW QUALITY PROTEIN: ethanolamine kinase 2 (The sequence of the model RefSeq protein was modified relative to this genomic sequence to represent the inferred CDS: inserted 2 bases in 1 codon), with translation MGRGSGSAELAMAAPPARCPDCXRGRSGGGGGATPAVPHLAIAVDEGDVLPGALRIVRRLRPAWDPATVKTKLFTDGITNKLVACYTDEGMGDALLVRVYGRKTELLVDRETELRNFQVLRAHGCAPDLYCAFQNGLCYQFLPGIALGPDHVRDPHVFRLVAREMARVHAIHANGSLPRPILWQKLHKYLSLVKTELGPKVSNASLPWDVPSPEALEQELAWMEQTLSQLGSPVVLCHNDLLCKNIILDRTRERVRFIDYEYTGYNYQAFDIGNHFNEFAGVKEVDYGLYPSRETQLQWLHSYLQAYKELTQGHPGDSQVSQEELETLYVQVNKFSLASHFFWACWGLIQDKYSTIDFNFLRYAKLRFKQYFKMKPVVTALQLPK